Genomic segment of Zootoca vivipara chromosome 4, rZooViv1.1, whole genome shotgun sequence:
CCAGAGCATCTTTCATAATCACACCAACAAGTAAAACAAGTACGGTAAATCAGTAAGTAAATcagattcacattttaaaaaaaggaaaaacatattCACCTCACAAGTTCTTTATATAAAGCCTTTGTGGTTTCTAAGTATGGACCAAGTTCATCTTCATATTGACAAAGAGCTCCTCCAAGGCAAAGATGCTTAAAAAGACAGAAGAGAAATTCCTCACGGTCTAAATGGCTGAATAAGTCATAGTGGTCTGAATCTTCCAGAAGAAGTACCTATCACGAGACAAGGAGGAAAGACAATGTAATATGGataatgttttatatattgtattaCAAAAAAACACCCTATTTTGTATTCCCAGTGGTTTGTTTATATATACATGCAATAAATTTGATAATTAATTTGGGGagagttaaaaatatataaatgcaaagcTGCAGCAGGGACTCCAGGCCACAATCTGGCCCAATCACTGACCAAACTGCCCAGCTGCCATCAGCTTTGAAACATATGTCAACAGGAAATAGCCCCATCAAAAAAAGTCACCAGTTGCTAGAAAACATTTTTCTCCTGGAAATTCAGTGTCCTCCACCACAGTTAAACAGAAGCGGTTCTAGggtggtgtcatggactggctggatgcagagcagtagtgggaggcagcagctgggggattggtggtgggacgatgatgtgtggtcagagggagaagagagagaaggctgggaggaggtggtgttggaagctgaagaggcaacaggcttTAGTGGGCAGGAAAAGCCTGTGGCAGAAGGCAGTCCAGACTCATcgaggcaggaggagggagggagggagggagggagacagagatgaggaaggctgctgaagaatccagggagtctccccctcctgctatgaccagttccccctcccccttgtctcTCAGAACACGAAGAGAAATGAAAAGTAGGGAGCAATGAGATAAAAGACGACGGAGCATCAGATTGCTGGGGACGGAACCAGGGAAGGAGCCTTAGAGAATGGTGGGGAAGCAATCCTCACAGCGGCTTCATTAGGGCAAGACTGGGAAGcattgctgtgaccactaggattgagctgttttgtttctctgaataaagagttaacatcACTGACATCGGGTCCTGACTGGTGTGGTTGCACTAGgcactgcactgcagggggtgccaAAACAACGCTATAGAATGGAACATGAGAGGTGGGGGTACTGAATTTTAGCATTGCTCAGGGCCCAAAATCCACCACTGGcttaagtccaacaacatctagagagccacaggctaTTCACTGTTCTAGCACATCTTAAGCTATCAGTTTTCCTCAAGGGCAATGTCTATACTGTATAAACCAGCCCACAAAACCAAGGGAGGTAACCATCAGTCATGATGCAGTAGCACGTCATAATTTTATCACAATGAGCTTTTTTTAGACATAGAAACATTTCCTGAACCTCAAGTAGGTTTTGACTCTGTGGAGGCAAAAAGGAACTGAGCAAGTGAATTTATTGTTCTTCACCACAATTGGTCAAAGGGAGGAGTAGGAGTATGCTCCAAGCATAAAAGGCTTGTATATTTCACAATTTGTAATAAAACTGGCTGCAGAATGCAGTTCTCTGAAACTACATGCTGACACCATCAGATGATAGCAAAATTGAAAGGAAATTGAGAAAAAACACTTTGGGATTTAgtgctgtttatgaacacaagATCCACATGGAGGCTATCAATATTAGCTGTGATAACTATGTGGTTGCCCTGGCAAgaaaaagtgactaataaatttaataaatgataattaaaactataaaataataatagacagAAGACAGATCTTAACTACACTTGTACTAACCTTTCTTAACTCATCAGCAATGAGAATATCATCGTGATATTCATCAAAACACTTTACAATACTTCCACTTTCTCGAACAACCCCTTTACAGTATAATCGGTCAAAAAATGACATGGAAACTTGTTTGCACAGAATATTCTTGACATCAATTTTTCTCACACTAGTATCTGAAACATATGGcagaaatcaaaagaaaaatCACAATAGCATTCATGAATCTGCAAGATTATATTTTCATATCTGAACAAAGTGGCTTAATACTATCAAGGTTACATTTAAATTTGCAACATTATAAATGTATTGAAATGTTTCCCAACTTACTACGTATGAAAAATATGACTACCTTTAGACCCAGTGTGGTGGAATAGGGATAGAGTTTGGTTAAGAGAAAGCAAGATAAATTCCAACACAATTACAAGCAGGTCACAAAGCATACAAAAGTTGGCAAAAACACCAACGGTGTAGaattcttccctcttccctaatgTCTAGTCCAGCACATGGTGAAGTTATTTTAGTGTGAAGCAGCCAATTGAATGGTGCAGGCGTGAGGAAATGTGAAATGTTGTGACATGAGAACACAGGGTAGGTGGAACTAGACACTATGGGGTGGAAGGCGGGTTATATGGATACACCATTTTCAACAGCATTCTCGTGTTCTTTGTTCCATTCCCAGTAGGGTGACTTTTATCTCTAAGTGTAACCACAGGCTAAAATGTTGCCCTGAGGAAGAGCAGTATGCAAATGTAACAAGCACACATTGGGCATGATAAGCTTAGAACTTCTTAGAACTTCTGTTCACTGGACTGGAATGAACAGGAAATATGTAAGTGTTCTCTTGCCCAATTTTCATTTATGAAATAATTACGAACTGCtcatataaaattatttattcagTAGTATCAAAGCTGAGGAAACCACAAAAAGGAAGCAATAAAGATGTCAATGCAGAAGGAGGAACTTTTACTCAgtctccaaaaaataaaaataaataaaggctatcttaaaaataaatagatctgGAACTCTTTTGAAGAGACTAAGATGAAAGAGAAACAGCTGACAATGCATTAATGTCTGCAAATGCAGGTGATAATGTTCAtcatataaatttaatacattttaCATCACCTTTCAACGGTAAACTGACCTAGAAATGTTTTAACAGACCACAAAAAACATTAGGGATTTAAATAAAAACTTGAATACTGTTACTTAATATTTAACAATCATTTAATGTTGCTCATTGTCATGAATGTATCTTCATGCTACTTTGGTATAAGCTGTATTGGAAGGCTCTGTATCCTGAAaagcaatactgtactgtatataaataaccGCCACCAATCACACCATCATTAGAATCAGCAAGTCACTTTGCAGGGGAAAAGGAAAATGGGTTTAAAAGAGAAGTTGTCCCAAATTTGTTATTTTTACCTAATGTAGTCCATTGTCCAGAAGGTGAAATCAATTTCAAATTGCTGTTAACATCTGGATGATTAAAAAAGGCCTGGAAGTACAGAGTCAATAACAATTGGCAGTTAAACAGATTCTATTATCTGATTTGATACACGCATCAACTAAGGTGGCTTTGGCTTGATTTAAGACCATAAAAGGGCCCTGCACCAGAGGTCCATCAGTCCTATATTTCCCACTAGCCAAACATATGCCTATAGGAAGCGCTCAAGTAAGACATGAGGACAACAGCCCCTTCCTGTTGTTGTTCCTCAGTACAAGCTGCCTCTGACCCATCAAGTGTTACATAGCCATAAAAACTAATAACCATTGACAGCTTCATCCTCCGTAAATTTGTCTAATGTTCTCCAAATGTCTGAAATTTAAGATTGCTGACCAAATTAGGGTTTTCATTCATGGAACTACTGCTGCAAGTCATTCCACTGATAAAAGTCTGGAATGTGAGAAGGATTTATACCCATGTCTATTTATAAATGAGACGGGTCTGCCCAGCTGCTTCTGAGCAAACACGATCACAGTTTGCAAGTTCACACAGGAGTATAAttcttccccttaaaaaaaaccacacacacactatgggaATGACCTGTAGAAGTACTCTTGTGAACAAAaaaaagcattgtgggaaatgagaaacaagtttttttaaaacaaacaaacatgttgtgttacttaatataataaaaatcactaagtagcatatataaaaacaagaaaaacacaaCCACATTCAATAAAATATGCTAAAaactaaaattttaaaatgcaactgTATATCACAAATTAAACTGAACAGTCTATAAAACCAGGGTTGGAAACAGGGTTGTATTTAAAACAATGCATGCTGCTGTTTTGCCCTGTTGTGCTTCTAGCCATTTGATATTTTAATGCTGCTTCCGTTTTAGTAATACTGTATTTATGACACATCACTTTGAAGATTTTAATCAAAATTCCAAAGTGGCCTATAAATCTACAGACTACCTCAAAAAGTGGGTGGATTCTCtcattcactggaggtttttaaacaagaggtcggatggccatctgtcctggatgcaaCAGCTGCGATTCCTGGGGTCAacctagatgacccttaggtgtaccttccaactctatgaaaccCACTTTTAAACTAATAAGCCAGATTTGGTTAACTACCATAATGAAATCATCCCTCTGGTAGCCTCTGAAGTTCTGATCAAAGCTGAATGCCTGCGCAGTGATTCTGCCATCCATGGACCTGCAGAATGTAGAAAAAGAAGTCTGTCAGGCTTGTATTcttcatgtaataataataagcatgagGGGATTCCGCACTGGAAAAAATGatgataaaataatatttaacgTGGCATAAAAAAATTTAAGTGACTTAAGTTCTGGGGCGGAGCTGGATGCCAGCAATTATTTGCTGAAAGATTTCCAATTACAGCAGTGAAGCCTCTCGGTTAAATATCTTGATCCTGAAACGCATCTTGCTCTCCCACAGTCCTGAGGGCAGACTGACCCCAATTCTCTTGCACTTcaccccactttccccctcctcatttcctcctccccccccctgccgcctGAGAAACCGGAGAAGGAATGCCGCTTCTCCCCACCACTTGAGGAGGCGGTCTCGGGTGTCCCTGCTCTCCAGCACTGGGAAGCTTTTTTGCGGGAGGTGATGGAAAGCGTAGCGGGGCTCCCCGCCTTCCTCTCCGCAGGCGGCCATCGCCGCTTCTGTGGGACGCGGGCGGTTCCCATGGCAACGCGCTCCCGCTGGCCGCTCAGCGTTGCACCTTTTTTCCCCGTCCCCCCAGGAAACAAGCAGCTCAGTGACAACGGATCCGCTTCTGTAATGCAGGAGATTTAACATCTGCAAtcagctggagggggaggggagttagGGAACGAGGCGGCTGAGCTATTTTCTCCATATTTAAGTGGATGGATATACTTCGCCTTTTAGTAAGTTTTGGTCGCACTCTCTCAATGtatatgcatatatgtgtgtatgtatttttttaatatgtgacatgttaatgtattttaaatctttcttggaagccgctcagagtggctggggaaacccagtcagatgggcgggatacaattaataagttgttgttgttgttgttgttgttgttgttgttgttttatttgtaagTTTAGAAACCTCAGAAATCAGTGAGCCTGTCTTTACTGAGGATCTGTTTGCAAAATATTGTGGAGTTctttgactttttcattttttttagctTTGTGGCTAATCCTTAGCTGATAATCCATCTTgaagtaccttaaagaccaactaagtttttattttggtatgagctttcgtgtgcatgcacacttcttcagataggaagaagtatctgaagaagtgtgcatgcacacgaaagctcataccaaaataaaaacttagttggtctttaaggtgctactgaaggaatttttttttattttacttcgatccagaccaacacggctacctacctgtaaccatcttgaaggtaaaggtaaagggacccctgaccattaggtccagtcgtgaccgactctggggttgcgcgctcatctcgcattattggctgagggagccggcgtttagcttccaggtcatgtggccagcatgacaaagccgcttctggcaaaccagagcagcacacggaaacgccgtttaccttcccgctgtagcggttcctatttatctacttgcattttgacatgctttcgaactgctaggttggcaggagctgggaccgagcaacgggagctcaccccgtcacagggatttgaaccgccgaccttctgatcagcaagccctaggctcagtggtttaaccacagcgccacctgggtccatctTGAAGACTCTGGCTAAATGCAGACTTTATGACTTGAACATCAAGCCAGCTTTTTGCTCACTGTTTTGTGGCATtctagtacagtggcacctcggtttatgaacacaattggttccggaagtctgttcataaactgaagcgttcataaactgaagcgaactttcccattgaaagtaatggaaattggattaatctgttccagacagtccgcggagtacttaaactgaagcgttcataaactgaagcgaactttcccattgaaagtaatggaaaatgaattaatccgttccagatgggtccacagtgttcataaaccgaaaattcataaaccaaggtgttcataaaccgaggttccactgtaggtcTTAATAAAAgtattgccacacacacacacaattgtaagCGCCTGCACTATGGAACCCCCTAACCAGGAGCCTTCAATgtgctcttttcagcacctgctaaacacattcctgtttagacaagcctacgcaggtgcttagaaagttgaggtaattttaacctGCATGAGTGTTTTACCTTTTGTatgttttgaaggaaaaaattCTGAGAGTTGTCAGAAGAAGGAACAGTTtatggagttgggtatgtttagcctggaaaagaggaggctgagaggagatatgatagctattttgaaacatctaaagggccatcacgtggaagatggagcaagcttgtttgctcctgctgtggagggtaggacccaaactaaTGTCTCCAAGTTACCAGAAAGAAGAATCCagctaagcatcaggaagaactttctgacagtaagagctgttcgacagtggaatggattccttccaaaagtggtggactctgcttccttggaggttttaaagcagaggttgggtatcCATCTGTCACTCATATGTaaaagtcctgcattgcagggggggtcgTCTCAATGACCCTTGGGACACTTctatggttcccccccctttgattttactgttttatcttttgtaaaccgctttgaggttgttTGTTgtctttacaatcaagtggtgtattcgttttatgaaacaaacaaataatatacaTAACGATTCATCAGTATGAAAATCACACACGCTATAAAAGCAATTCAGCGTGCACAAATTAAATAACTTTCGTACGAGTCTTCATGATGAGTGTTAGTAAACAGTGGCATTAGCATCATTATTATATGCAGAGTCATCAATGTGGAAGCGTTTCAGCACTTTCTGCATACACCATCACCTGTAGCCTATTCCACCCCCCAAGCTGTTCCTGATCATTACTACTAAGGGTGTATGCCACCGCCCTCCACCAAGCCCACTGCGCTCATCCCTGTCATTCATAACCTGTTCAGAATTAGGCAACAAACTTTGTTGGTTTCTTTGTATGTACTCTTTACTCCAATTTTGTTTGACTGACAGGTATAGCCTGACTcagtatttctctctccccatctcctcctccttccaagggATTGGTAACATTTTAATTGGTTTGATTTGGGCTGATGCTCAGTGGTATCGGTCATGCTAGCAAAATAAGCAAaatgccagcatgactaagggttgttttttttaaggcagcaatCCAATGCATGCTTCTTTGAAAGCATGCCTCACTGTAGGGATGCAGGTGGAGATGTGGTtcaagccactgagcctcttgggcttgctgaatggaaggtcggcagttcgaatccccatgatggggtgagctcctgttgctctgtcccagctcctgctaacctagcagtttgaaagcacaccagtgcgagtagataaataggtatcgctgtgctggtaaggtaaatggtgtttcagtgcactctggtttccgtcacggtgtcccgttgtgccagaagcggtttagtcaggcataggcaaatttggccttccagatgttttgggactacaaatcccatcatccctgaccactggtcctgttagctagggatgatgggagttgtagtcccaaaacatctggagagcctagtttacctatgcctgagtttagtcatgctggccacatgacccagaaagctgtctgtgaacaaacgccggctccctcggcctgaaagcgagatgagtgccgcaaccccacagtcgtctttgactggacttaactgtccaggggtcctttaccttttacttctgAGCAATAGATAGTGGGATGATCTGGTGGTATAAACATTAAGCACATTAGGAACAGATTGATTAGAATTTCAGCTTTTCCCTGTGAGGTTGCTGGTATAGTTATGTCCATCAATCTGCTCATCCCATGTAAGTATGGTCATCATGGATTCGGGCATCctcagagtggcactggaagcaGTTGCAGCTGCAACTGGCTTCCAGCAGTTACTTTCATGCACATAAAGGAGTTGGAACATTGTGTTCTATAAGAATAATGTACGGGAACAGATGTAGTAGAGCTTTGGAGATATAGATCAGCTGCAAGAGGCATCGCCCACTCAAGTCATTGTGCCAGCTGCCTGATCAGCCATTGAGTCAGGGTGTGTTTACTTCTCCAGCTGGTTGTTCTGGATCCTTAGGAGGCGAAAGGCCAAGGAAGGGCACGTGCAGGATGTTGGCACGAAGCACAGGTGAGTCTACACCTGTTCTTGCAAGGGAGACTTTGCATGGTCCCCACCCTCGGGTGGGATTCAAGGAAACAAGAAATCAGTTTTTAATATGGGatatttgtttggttttattaTAATAGTTGTAAATTGTCTTGGGAAGGGTGGtcgagaaatgaaatgaatgaattaaaacCTCATCCTCTCTCTGCAGAAGCTGCTCAGTCTGTGCACTTCAAAACTCACCTGGGTTTACGTCCTCCATCACTTCCTTTCAGATATGCCGACCCTGAGTTTCCATCAGTGGCTATTATACCTTGCTTTGTCAGACAGAAGGGTGTCACAGAAAGGTCCCCTGCGCTTTATTGGCTGGGACCAACTGCCATTtagctccttccctccccaaaTTGCCCCATAATTAGCTACTCCACCTAGTCATGGGGCTTAGGCAACCCCCACTTACACCTTAAAATTACAAGTGAGAGTCAAGGGGTGGCATTAAGTAGCCCCCCCCGCCCTACACACATCTGATATGCATTCTAACCACATACACCGTCAGCCTTAATGTAATGGGCTCCTGGGTCATTCAGAATTCCATGACTTTGGAGCTACCCTTGACCTTTTTAACACCAGGGCTCTGTTGCTTCCCTGCTGTGCATCTTCTGCAGCTGCCGCTTCTGGCTGCTGCCTGCTTGGTGCTGACCCACGGCAGGGCCTTTCTCAGGGGTGGCCCCCCATTTGTGAACTGCCCTCCCTAGTAATGTGCACCTATCTCCCTTGTTATTAACATTCAGGAGGAATTCAAACATGTTCACTCAAAAGATGGTGGCTGGAAAAGACTGTTTCCAGCAACCTCAACAGTATTATCTGTGCGGATATGCGGCTGTATTAAAATGCTTTTAGATGCtcttaatgtttttaactgttcttatttgttttattgttcaTTCCACTGTTTGGCtgctttgccaccctgggcttctGTAAGGGGAAGAATagggtgaaataataataataataataataataataataataataataataataatattataatactGTAATACTCTTCTTAAACTTACACTTACTTGTATATTTCACAGCTAACCCTTTGGACTAGTGGGGAATTGGGATGGGTTGGTCACCTGAACTGTGGGGATAAGAGCAAAGGGAAAGGACATGGTCTAGTGGTAaatgatctgctttgcatgcagaaggcccccggtttaatccctggcgtctccagcTATTGCTGAGAAAGTCCCATGCTTGAAAgtctgagctgctgccagtcagtgtagatcaggcatccccaaactgtggccctccagatgttttggcctacaactcccatgatccctaggtaagtggtcagggatgatgcgaattgtagtccaaaacatctggagggccacagtttgggaatgcctggtgtagatgatactgaactagatgagccaatggcctgacttagTAGAAGGAGACCTTCTAAGTCTCTATGTTCCAAAGTGTGTTCCTACTGCTTCTTTTAACTGCTGAGCAGGAAGCCCTGCAGTTTCtttgtctagctcaggcatccccaaacttcggccctccagatgttttggactacatttcccatcttccccaaccactggtcctgttagctaaggatcatgggagttgtaggccaaaacatctggagggccgcagtttggggatgcctggtctagctttTCCAAAAATAGCTTTTATTGCAAAATCCTGTTTTCTTTGTCTGTTGTTTACACTGGTTCAAAGAAAGTTTATGAAGCGTTATAAAACAGAGGTAACCAAATGTCATCCTCTGCTTAGTCTGCTAGGTCTTCTAATCTCCACAGGCTTTTTAGGGAGGAGCTATGGTCAGTGGgtggacacgggtggtgctgtgggttaaa
This window contains:
- the CFAP300 gene encoding cilia- and flagella-associated protein 300, which encodes MAACGEEGGEPRYAFHHLPQKSFPVLESRDTRDRLLKWSMDGRITAQAFSFDQNFRGYQRDDFIMAFFNHPDVNSNLKLISPSGQWTTLDTSVRKIDVKNILCKQVSMSFFDRLYCKGVVRESGSIVKCFDEYHDDILIADELRKVLLLEDSDHYDLFSHLDREEFLFCLFKHLCLGGALCQYEDELGPYLETTKALYKELVSVQKDPETKEIKITSTIFKVCAYDAHGLCYPSSNIHEQNFAYLIVNPLKRHIYVLYHSFGEACFYN